The Comamonas testosteroni genome contains the following window.
CCCAGGCCGTCGCAGACCACACGGATCATGGTCGCCACCGAGGCAATGCAGTTCATGTGCGGCGAGGCGTTGCCTTCAGCGCTGAACAGCTGCTCGATGACCGCATACGGCTCGGAGCCGCGCGCAAAGCTCATGATGGGAAAAGCCGCCAGCTCGGCCAGGCTCAGGGTCTCGTCGCCTATGCCCAGCTTGGGGCTGCCCACCCAGGCCATGGCGAACTCGCCCAGCGACAGATTGGCAATGGCAGCGCCGGACACGGGCTTGGCCTGCAGCGAGACATCGAGCTGGCCCTTGAGCAGTTGCTCCGACATATGGATGGTGGTGTCGCAGGCAATCTCCACCTGCAGCCGCGGATAGCGCTGCTGCAGCAGCGCGAGAAAGTCGGGGAACCAGCTGTGCACGATGGATTCGATGGCGCCGATGCGGATCACGCCCGCATAGGCCTGCTTGTCCAGCATGTCCTCGCGCATCTCGCGCATCAGCCTGAGCATGCGCTCGGCATGCACCAGGGCCTTGGCGCCGTCGGCCGTGAGCGTGACCTCGCGCACGCCGCGGTCGAACAGGCGCACGCCGAACTCCTGCTCCAGCGTGGCGATGCGGCTGGAGACGGCGGCCTGTGT
Protein-coding sequences here:
- a CDS encoding LysR family transcriptional regulator; translation: MNLRFLETFVLLAELRNFRMTAERLFTTQAAVSSRIATLEQEFGVRLFDRGVREVTLTADGAKALVHAERMLRLMREMREDMLDKQAYAGVIRIGAIESIVHSWFPDFLALLQQRYPRLQVEIACDTTIHMSEQLLKGQLDVSLQAKPVSGAAIANLSLGEFAMAWVGSPKLGIGDETLSLAELAAFPIMSFARGSEPYAVIEQLFSAEGNASPHMNCIASVATMIRVVCDGLGVAAVPPAIIQRELAEQRLRLLRVDREFPSLPLVACWRNDHQNPLAETVVRAAEEVATAFALNHGQAVARLPGTRLAGDA